Proteins from a single region of Streptomyces sp. Tu 3180:
- a CDS encoding acyl-CoA dehydrogenase family protein, giving the protein MPDRAPQPVDRQLPTDEARDLISLVRDIAQREIAPGAAEEEDAGRFPRELFTLLSESGLLGLPYDAEYGGGDQPYEVYLQVLEELAAARLTVGLGVSVHTLASYALAAYGAKEQQAEHLPAMLGGGLLGAYCLSEPGSGSDAASLRTKAVRDGDDWVITGTKAWITHGGIADFYTVMARTGEEGPRGITAFLVPGDAEGLSAAAPEKKMGMKGSPTAQVHLDGVRVPDSRRIGEEGQGFAIALSALDGGRLGIAACAIGLAQAALDEALGYAAERRQFGRPIADFQGLRFMLADMATQTEAGRALYLAAARLRDAGRPFAKQAAMAKLHCTDTAMRVTTDAVQILGGYGYTADFPAERYMREAKVLQIVEGTNQIQRMVIARHLAGPESR; this is encoded by the coding sequence ATGCCCGACCGCGCCCCGCAGCCGGTGGACCGACAACTGCCCACGGACGAGGCCCGGGACCTGATCTCGCTCGTCCGCGACATCGCGCAGCGCGAGATCGCCCCCGGGGCGGCCGAGGAGGAGGACGCCGGGCGCTTCCCGCGCGAGCTCTTCACCCTGCTCTCCGAGTCCGGTCTGCTCGGCCTGCCCTACGACGCCGAGTACGGCGGCGGCGACCAGCCGTACGAGGTCTACCTCCAGGTGCTCGAGGAGCTCGCCGCGGCCCGTCTGACGGTCGGCCTCGGCGTCAGCGTGCACACCCTGGCCTCCTACGCGCTCGCCGCCTACGGCGCCAAGGAGCAGCAGGCCGAGCACCTGCCCGCGATGCTCGGCGGCGGTCTGCTCGGCGCCTACTGCCTCTCCGAGCCCGGCTCCGGCTCGGACGCGGCCTCCCTGCGCACCAAGGCGGTGCGCGACGGCGACGACTGGGTGATCACCGGCACCAAGGCGTGGATCACGCACGGCGGCATCGCCGACTTCTACACCGTCATGGCCCGCACCGGTGAGGAGGGCCCGCGCGGGATCACCGCCTTCCTGGTGCCCGGCGACGCCGAGGGGCTGAGCGCCGCCGCGCCGGAGAAGAAGATGGGCATGAAGGGCTCGCCCACCGCCCAGGTCCACCTCGACGGCGTCCGGGTCCCCGACAGCCGGCGCATCGGTGAGGAGGGCCAGGGCTTCGCGATCGCCCTGTCGGCACTGGACGGCGGCCGGCTCGGCATCGCGGCCTGCGCGATCGGCCTGGCCCAGGCGGCCCTCGACGAGGCACTCGGATACGCGGCCGAGCGGCGGCAGTTCGGCAGGCCGATCGCCGACTTCCAGGGGCTGCGCTTCATGCTCGCCGACATGGCCACGCAGACCGAGGCGGGGCGGGCGCTGTACCTCGCGGCGGCCCGGCTGCGCGACGCGGGGCGGCCGTTCGCCAAGCAGGCGGCCATGGCCAAGCTGCACTGCACCGACACGGCGATGCGGGTCACCACCGACGCCGTCCAGATCCTCGGCGGCTACGGCTACACCGCGGACTTCCCGGCCGAGCGCTACATGCGCGAGGCCAAGGTCCTGCAGATCGTCGAGGGCACGAACCAGATCCAGCGCATGGTCATCGCCCGCCACCTCGCGGGGCCGGAGTCGCGCTGA
- a CDS encoding AAA family ATPase, protein MDFGTQGPQAPADLAWLRGVDAYTMGAYPQAEEEFRAAVRMDPGMADGWLGLHALRVDTTTALLRMFRHRSRFGEQRARHRRTLNSWYWLGWWVQPVLESPRDLLLAHASHWLDGRHVPELDRALAGLPPVDSDPQVRFLHACRAYLVKDWEQLVRHTDPLVDDPVLGIEAGLFGGMARVRLEMYGQAEPLLSAALMRCRSEQPQRKELRYWLARAHEGTGRSAAALPLYRAVHRVDPAFMDTSARLAAITEGDGYDDSADLATITLAGAGQDAVDGPDALDPLFGTEGRDLRLSDPEPPPAPLPPVIGPAVREKAGAAASSLPTGPTDPALLEEALAELERMVGLEPVKRQVKALSAQLNMARLRAGQGLPVQPPKRHFVFSGPSGTGKTTVARILGRVFYALGLLGGDHLVEAQRADLVGEYLGQTAVKANELIDSALGGVLFVDEAYALSNSGYGKGDAYGDEALQVLLKRAEDNRDHLVVILAGYPEGMDRLLAANPGLSSRFTTRVDFPSYRPLELTEIGKVLAAENGDLWDEEALDELRSIAGHVVDQGWIDELGNGRFLRTLYEKSCAYRDLRLSVYPGTLTREDLATLRLPDLMQAYGEVLSGRGPQDPPSM, encoded by the coding sequence ATGGACTTCGGCACGCAGGGCCCGCAGGCCCCGGCCGACCTCGCCTGGCTGCGAGGCGTGGACGCCTACACGATGGGCGCCTATCCGCAGGCGGAGGAGGAGTTCCGGGCCGCGGTGCGGATGGATCCGGGGATGGCCGACGGCTGGCTCGGGCTGCACGCGCTGCGCGTCGACACGACGACCGCGCTGCTGAGGATGTTCCGGCACCGGAGCCGCTTCGGCGAACAGCGGGCCCGGCACCGCCGCACCCTCAACTCCTGGTACTGGCTGGGCTGGTGGGTGCAGCCGGTGCTGGAGAGCCCCCGCGACCTGCTGCTGGCGCACGCCTCCCACTGGCTGGACGGACGGCACGTCCCCGAGCTGGACCGGGCGCTCGCCGGGCTGCCCCCGGTGGACAGCGATCCGCAGGTCCGCTTCCTGCACGCCTGCCGCGCCTATCTGGTCAAGGACTGGGAGCAGCTCGTCCGGCACACCGATCCGCTGGTCGACGACCCGGTGCTCGGCATCGAGGCGGGCCTGTTCGGCGGCATGGCCCGGGTCCGCCTGGAGATGTACGGGCAGGCCGAACCGCTGCTGTCGGCGGCCCTGATGCGGTGCCGCAGCGAACAGCCGCAGCGCAAGGAACTGCGCTACTGGCTGGCGCGCGCCCACGAGGGGACGGGGCGCAGCGCCGCGGCGCTCCCGCTGTACCGGGCCGTGCACCGGGTCGATCCGGCCTTCATGGACACCTCGGCCCGGCTCGCCGCGATCACCGAGGGCGACGGGTACGACGACTCCGCCGACCTCGCCACGATCACGCTCGCCGGCGCGGGCCAGGACGCGGTGGACGGTCCGGACGCGCTCGACCCGCTCTTCGGCACCGAGGGCCGCGATCTGCGGCTCTCCGATCCCGAGCCGCCGCCCGCTCCCCTCCCGCCGGTCATCGGCCCGGCGGTGCGCGAGAAGGCGGGCGCCGCGGCGTCGTCCCTGCCCACGGGCCCCACCGACCCCGCGTTACTGGAGGAGGCACTCGCCGAACTGGAGCGCATGGTGGGCCTGGAGCCGGTGAAGCGCCAGGTCAAGGCGTTGTCGGCACAGCTGAACATGGCCCGGTTGCGGGCCGGGCAGGGGCTGCCGGTGCAGCCGCCGAAACGCCACTTCGTCTTCTCCGGCCCCTCCGGCACCGGCAAGACCACGGTGGCCCGCATCCTGGGCCGCGTCTTCTACGCCCTCGGCCTGCTCGGCGGCGACCACCTGGTGGAGGCCCAGCGGGCCGACCTGGTCGGCGAGTACCTCGGGCAGACGGCCGTGAAGGCCAACGAGCTGATCGACTCCGCGCTCGGCGGGGTGCTGTTCGTCGACGAGGCCTACGCGCTCTCCAACTCCGGTTACGGCAAGGGCGACGCGTACGGCGACGAGGCCCTCCAGGTGCTGCTCAAGCGGGCCGAGGACAACCGCGACCACCTGGTGGTGATCCTGGCGGGCTATCCGGAGGGCATGGACCGGCTGCTGGCCGCCAATCCCGGGCTGTCCTCGCGCTTCACCACCCGCGTGGACTTCCCCTCCTACCGCCCCCTCGAGCTCACCGAGATCGGCAAGGTGCTCGCCGCCGAGAACGGCGACCTGTGGGACGAGGAGGCGCTGGACGAGCTGCGGTCGATCGCCGGGCACGTGGTGGACCAGGGGTGGATCGACGAGCTGGGCAACGGGCGGTTCCTGCGGACGCTGTACGAGAAGAGCTGCGCGTACCGGGACCTGCGGCTGTCGGTGTATCCGGGGACGCTGACGCGGGAGGACCTGGCGACGCTGCGGCTGCCGGACCTGATGCAGGCGTACGGAGAGGTGCTGTCGGGCAGGGGGCCGCAGGACCCGCCGTCGATGTGA
- a CDS encoding polyprenol monophosphomannose synthase, whose product MNDGDGTLAAGAQGRSFGPLGTALVIIPTYNEAENIKAIVGRVRRAVPEAHVLVADDNSPDGTGKLADELAAEDDRVQVLHRRGKEGLGAAYLAGFRWGMEHGYGVLIEMDADGSHQPEELPRLLTALKGADLVLGSRWVPGGRVVNWPKSREFISRGGSLYSRMALDLPLRDITGGFRAFRRETLEGLGLDDVASQGYCFQVDLARRAVRAGYHVVEVPITFVERELGDSKMSRDILVEALWRVTAWGVGERVGKVLGRGDDKGPRP is encoded by the coding sequence GTGAACGACGGCGACGGGACCCTCGCGGCAGGAGCCCAGGGGAGGAGCTTCGGCCCGCTCGGCACGGCTTTGGTGATCATCCCGACCTACAACGAGGCGGAGAACATCAAGGCGATCGTCGGCCGGGTGCGCAGGGCCGTTCCCGAGGCGCACGTCCTCGTGGCCGACGACAACAGCCCCGACGGCACCGGCAAGCTGGCCGACGAGCTCGCCGCCGAGGACGACCGGGTCCAGGTGCTGCACCGCAGGGGCAAGGAGGGCCTGGGCGCCGCCTACCTCGCGGGCTTCCGCTGGGGGATGGAGCACGGCTACGGCGTGCTGATCGAGATGGACGCCGACGGCTCCCACCAGCCCGAGGAACTGCCCCGCCTGCTGACCGCCCTCAAGGGCGCCGACCTGGTGCTCGGTTCGCGCTGGGTGCCGGGCGGCCGGGTGGTGAACTGGCCGAAGTCCCGTGAGTTCATCTCGCGCGGGGGCAGCCTCTACTCGCGCATGGCGCTCGACCTGCCGCTGCGCGACATCACCGGCGGATTCCGCGCCTTCCGCCGCGAGACCCTGGAGGGCCTCGGCCTCGACGACGTGGCCTCCCAGGGCTACTGCTTCCAGGTCGACCTCGCCCGCCGCGCGGTCAGGGCCGGCTACCACGTCGTCGAGGTGCCCATCACCTTCGTCGAGCGCGAACTCGGCGACTCCAAGATGAGCCGCGACATCCTCGTCGAGGCGCTGTGGCGGGTCACGGCGTGGGGCGTGGGGGAGCGGGTCGGCAAGGTGCTGGGGCGCGGTGACGACAAGGGCCCCAGGCCGTAG
- the fxsA gene encoding FxsA family membrane protein: protein MTTGAQTPYPVRPRRSRLRTFLPLGVAAWLVLEIWLLTLVAGASNGLVVLLLLVAGLVLGSAVVKRAGRRAFRNLSETLQQQQSGTTPASRPNSEGNGLTVLGGLLLILPGPVSDALGLLLLVPPVQKAVSRRAERTFERKLREAARGSVGEAFQQARIHRPDGKVVQGEVVRDEPGHAPEDASQGPRPPLPR from the coding sequence ATGACGACTGGCGCTCAGACCCCGTATCCCGTCCGGCCCCGGCGCTCCCGGCTGCGCACGTTCCTGCCGCTGGGCGTCGCCGCGTGGCTCGTGCTGGAGATCTGGCTGCTCACGCTGGTCGCCGGGGCGTCGAACGGGCTGGTCGTCCTCCTGCTCCTGGTGGCCGGCCTGGTCCTCGGCTCGGCCGTCGTCAAGCGGGCCGGCCGGCGGGCCTTCCGCAACCTCAGCGAGACGCTGCAGCAGCAGCAGAGCGGGACGACGCCCGCGTCCCGGCCGAACAGCGAGGGCAACGGCCTGACGGTGCTGGGCGGCCTGCTGCTGATCCTCCCGGGGCCCGTCTCGGACGCGCTGGGACTGCTCCTGCTGGTGCCGCCGGTCCAGAAGGCCGTGAGCCGCCGTGCCGAGCGCACCTTCGAGCGCAAGCTGCGCGAGGCGGCGCGGGGTTCTGTGGGCGAGGCCTTCCAGCAGGCCCGCATCCACCGGCCCGACGGCAAGGTCGTCCAGGGCGAGGTCGTCCGGGACGAGCCGGGACACGCGCCGGAGGACGCCTCACAGGGGCCGCGCCCGCCCCTGCCGCGCTGA
- a CDS encoding Lrp/AsnC family transcriptional regulator gives MEELDRQIVQLLVKDGRMSYTDLGKATGLSTSAVHQRVRRLEQRGVIRGYAAVVDPEAVGLPMTAFISVKPFDPSAPDDIADRLAGVPEIEACHSVAGDENYILKVRVSTPHELEELLARVRSLAGVSTRTTVVLSTPYEARPPRI, from the coding sequence ATGGAGGAGCTGGACCGACAGATCGTGCAGCTGCTCGTCAAGGACGGGCGGATGAGCTACACAGACCTGGGCAAGGCCACGGGCCTGTCCACGTCGGCCGTGCACCAGCGGGTGCGCCGGCTGGAACAACGTGGCGTCATCCGCGGCTATGCCGCGGTCGTCGATCCGGAGGCCGTCGGCCTGCCCATGACCGCCTTCATCTCGGTCAAACCGTTCGACCCCAGCGCCCCCGACGACATCGCGGACCGCCTCGCCGGAGTTCCCGAGATCGAGGCCTGCCACAGCGTCGCGGGCGACGAGAACTACATCCTCAAGGTGCGCGTGTCCACACCGCACGAACTGGAGGAACTCCTCGCGCGCGTGCGCTCGCTGGCGGGCGTGTCGACCCGGACGACGGTCGTCCTGTCCACGCCGTACGAGGCCCGGCCGCCGCGCATCTGA
- a CDS encoding peptidase C39 family protein: MSRAELPSRRTLLAAAVVTAVAGSVAPASAATATGGATGTATGGAAGAARPVDNRAWISYSDWRTGRADGTRAVAGARPGLVIAKPAGTTDYTDPHTGATAAWEYATWTSPVHRLTVPATEAIASWNAHTPDGTWLQVELKGTYSDGTDTPWYVMGRWAAGDRDIRRTSVDDQGDGKSSVWTDTLAVDDPASGLRVVSYRLRLTLYRRPGTRLTPTVWRLGAMGSDVPDRFTVPASEPRLAEELIVPRYSQEIHKGQYPEYDNGGEAWCSPTSSQMIIEYWGGRLTAEQLAWVDPSYADPQVCHAARFTYDYQYAGCGNWPFNAAYAATFEGLQGVVTRLGSLADLETLIAAGIPAITSQSFREEELTGAGYGTSGHLMTVIGFTADGDVIANDPASDDNEAVRRVYKRREWENIWLRTKRYNASGKVVSGTGGVCYLYFPARPTPRQRKALAAVGVR, from the coding sequence ATGAGCAGAGCCGAACTGCCGTCCCGCAGAACCCTCCTGGCCGCCGCGGTCGTCACCGCCGTCGCCGGATCCGTGGCCCCGGCGTCCGCCGCCACCGCGACCGGCGGTGCGACCGGTACCGCGACCGGCGGCGCCGCGGGCGCCGCCCGTCCGGTGGACAACCGGGCCTGGATCTCGTACAGCGACTGGCGCACGGGCCGTGCCGACGGGACCCGCGCCGTCGCCGGCGCCCGCCCCGGCCTCGTGATCGCGAAGCCCGCCGGCACCACGGACTACACCGACCCGCACACCGGCGCCACGGCCGCCTGGGAGTACGCGACGTGGACCTCGCCCGTCCACCGGCTCACCGTCCCGGCGACGGAGGCGATCGCCTCCTGGAACGCGCACACCCCCGACGGCACCTGGCTCCAGGTCGAACTGAAGGGCACGTACTCCGACGGCACGGACACGCCCTGGTACGTCATGGGCCGCTGGGCGGCCGGCGACCGGGACATCCGGCGCACCTCGGTGGACGACCAGGGCGACGGGAAGAGCAGCGTCTGGACCGACACCCTCGCCGTCGACGACCCGGCCTCCGGCCTGCGGGTCGTCTCCTACCGGCTGCGGCTGACCCTGTACCGCCGCCCCGGCACGAGGCTCACCCCGACCGTGTGGCGGCTCGGCGCGATGGGGTCCGACGTCCCCGACCGGTTCACCGTCCCCGCCTCCGAGCCCCGCCTGGCCGAGGAGCTGATCGTCCCGCGCTATTCGCAGGAGATCCACAAGGGCCAGTACCCCGAGTACGACAACGGCGGCGAGGCCTGGTGCAGCCCGACCTCCTCGCAGATGATCATCGAGTACTGGGGCGGCCGGCTCACGGCGGAGCAACTGGCCTGGGTGGACCCGTCGTACGCCGACCCGCAGGTGTGCCACGCGGCCCGCTTCACGTACGACTACCAGTACGCCGGCTGCGGCAACTGGCCGTTCAACGCCGCCTACGCGGCCACCTTCGAGGGGCTGCAGGGCGTGGTGACGCGCCTCGGCTCCCTCGCCGACCTGGAGACGCTGATCGCGGCCGGCATCCCGGCCATCACGTCCCAGTCCTTCCGCGAGGAGGAGCTGACCGGGGCGGGGTACGGCACCTCCGGGCACCTGATGACCGTGATCGGCTTCACCGCCGACGGCGACGTGATCGCCAACGACCCCGCCTCGGACGACAACGAGGCCGTGCGCCGCGTCTACAAGCGGCGCGAGTGGGAGAACATCTGGCTCAGGACCAAGCGGTACAACGCCTCGGGCAAGGTCGTCTCCGGCACCGGAGGGGTCTGCTACCTGTACTTCCCGGCACGCCCGACCCCGCGCCAGCGCAAGGCGCTCGCGGCGGTGGGGGTGCGCTGA
- a CDS encoding amidohydrolase, producing the protein MSERTAPPHTVLLRRGEVHSPADPFATAMVVERGQVAWVGSEGAADAFADGVDEVIDLDGALVTPAFTDAHVHTTATGLALTGLDLSGAPSLEAALVRVREFAAARPDDRVLLGHGWDAARWPGGRPPTRAELDEATGGRPLYLSRIDVHSAVVTTALLDLVPGGAAREDRPLTGDAHHAVRAAALGAVTPAQRTEAQRAALAHAASLGIGTVHECGGPEISSEDDFTGLLRLAAEESGPRVVGYWAEQDVAKARELGAVGAAGDLFADGALGSHTACLHEPYADAGHTGTAHLEAAAVAAHVVACTEAGLQAGFHAIGDAAVSTVVDGMRAAADKLGLARVRAARHRVEHAEMLTPETVAAFAELGLTASVQPAFDALWGGEDGMYARRLGPERARTLNPFAALLRAGVPLAFGSDSPVTPLDPWGTVRAAAFHRTPEHRVSVRAAFTAHTRGGWRAVGRDDAGVLVPGAPADYAVWRTGELVVQAPDDRVARWSTDPRSGTPGLPDLTPGRDLPVCLRTVVGGRTVFVRPGE; encoded by the coding sequence ATGAGTGAACGCACCGCCCCGCCGCACACCGTCCTGCTCCGCCGCGGAGAGGTCCACAGCCCCGCCGATCCCTTCGCGACCGCGATGGTCGTCGAGCGCGGCCAGGTCGCCTGGGTCGGCTCCGAGGGCGCCGCCGACGCCTTCGCGGACGGCGTCGACGAGGTGATCGACCTCGACGGGGCGCTGGTCACCCCGGCGTTCACGGACGCGCACGTCCACACCACGGCCACGGGTCTCGCCCTCACCGGCCTCGACCTGTCCGGCGCACCCTCGCTGGAGGCCGCGCTGGTCCGCGTACGGGAGTTCGCCGCCGCCCGCCCGGACGACCGGGTGCTGCTCGGCCACGGCTGGGACGCCGCCCGCTGGCCCGGCGGCCGGCCCCCGACCCGCGCCGAACTCGACGAGGCCACCGGCGGCCGTCCCCTCTACCTGAGCCGGATCGACGTCCATTCCGCGGTCGTCACCACCGCGCTGCTCGACCTCGTCCCGGGCGGGGCCGCGCGCGAGGACCGCCCGCTCACCGGGGACGCCCACCACGCGGTGCGCGCCGCCGCCCTCGGCGCCGTCACACCGGCCCAGCGCACCGAGGCGCAGCGCGCCGCCCTGGCCCACGCCGCCTCGCTCGGCATCGGCACGGTCCACGAGTGCGGCGGCCCGGAGATCTCCTCCGAGGACGACTTCACCGGCCTGCTGCGGCTCGCCGCCGAGGAGAGCGGCCCCCGTGTCGTCGGCTACTGGGCCGAACAGGACGTGGCCAAGGCCCGGGAGCTGGGTGCGGTCGGCGCCGCGGGGGACCTGTTCGCCGACGGCGCCCTCGGCTCGCACACCGCCTGCCTGCACGAGCCGTACGCCGACGCCGGCCACACCGGAACCGCCCACCTGGAGGCGGCCGCCGTCGCCGCCCATGTCGTCGCCTGCACCGAGGCGGGTCTCCAGGCGGGCTTCCACGCCATCGGCGACGCCGCGGTGAGCACCGTCGTCGACGGCATGCGGGCCGCCGCCGACAAGCTCGGCCTCGCCCGCGTGCGCGCCGCCCGCCACCGTGTCGAGCACGCCGAGATGCTCACCCCCGAGACCGTCGCCGCCTTCGCCGAACTCGGCCTGACCGCCTCCGTCCAGCCCGCCTTCGACGCCCTGTGGGGCGGCGAGGACGGCATGTACGCCCGGCGCCTGGGCCCGGAGCGCGCCCGCACCCTGAATCCGTTCGCCGCGCTGCTGCGCGCCGGCGTCCCGCTCGCCTTCGGGTCCGACAGCCCGGTCACGCCCCTGGACCCCTGGGGCACGGTCCGGGCCGCCGCCTTCCACCGCACGCCGGAGCACCGGGTCTCCGTGCGCGCCGCGTTCACCGCGCACACGCGCGGCGGCTGGCGGGCCGTCGGGCGCGACGACGCGGGCGTCCTGGTGCCGGGAGCGCCCGCCGACTACGCCGTCTGGCGCACCGGAGAGCTCGTCGTCCAGGCCCCGGACGACCGGGTGGCGCGCTGGTCCACCGACCCCCGCTCCGGCACCCCCGGCCTGCCCGACCTCACCCCGGGGCGCGACCTGCCGGTGTGCCTGCGCACCGTGGTCGGCGGACGCACGGTCTTCGTACGGCCGGGTGAGTGA
- a CDS encoding SCO1431 family membrane protein has product MSANTATVTRVRTGGPQEDGPEILEHVMGWTLVVVVAMLVTQLGLL; this is encoded by the coding sequence ATGAGCGCGAACACAGCCACCGTCACCCGTGTCCGTACCGGCGGTCCCCAGGAGGACGGCCCGGAGATCCTCGAGCACGTCATGGGATGGACCCTCGTCGTGGTCGTCGCGATGCTCGTGACCCAGCTCGGACTGCTGTGA